In the genome of Kitasatospora cineracea, one region contains:
- a CDS encoding aldo/keto reductase: protein MQQRTLGSRGLTVSAIGYGAMGLTMAYGPGDEQAGVAALRRAYELGVTFFDTAELYNWGTGSNEELVGRAVRGFRDEVVLATKFGFARTGRGFGFDSRPENIRKVAENSLRALGTDRLDVFYQHRVDPAVPIEEVAGTVKELIEAGKVGHFGLSEAGPETIRRAHAVQPVSVLQTEYSLFERDVEQLFPTLDELGIGFVAYSPLGRGFLTGATRPAGQYDPSDMRNHDPRWQPGAYEQNLAAVARLRELATEKGATLPQLALAWLLARGEHIVPIPGTRSATRMSENARAAWLTLDADDLAAIDAVLPTGGSGARYQEGSLPAWT, encoded by the coding sequence ATGCAGCAACGGACACTCGGCAGCCGGGGCCTGACCGTCTCCGCGATCGGCTACGGCGCGATGGGCCTGACCATGGCGTACGGGCCGGGCGACGAGCAGGCCGGTGTCGCGGCGCTGCGGCGGGCGTACGAGCTGGGCGTGACCTTCTTCGACACCGCGGAGCTGTACAACTGGGGCACCGGCTCGAACGAGGAGCTGGTGGGCCGGGCGGTGCGGGGCTTCCGCGACGAGGTGGTGCTGGCCACCAAGTTCGGCTTCGCCCGCACCGGGCGGGGCTTCGGCTTCGACAGCCGCCCGGAGAACATCCGCAAGGTCGCCGAGAACAGCCTGCGCGCCCTGGGCACCGACCGGCTGGACGTGTTCTACCAGCACCGGGTGGACCCGGCCGTCCCGATCGAGGAGGTGGCCGGCACCGTCAAGGAGTTGATCGAGGCGGGCAAGGTCGGCCACTTCGGGCTGAGCGAGGCGGGCCCGGAGACGATCCGGCGCGCGCACGCCGTCCAGCCGGTGTCGGTCCTGCAGACCGAGTACTCGCTGTTCGAACGGGACGTCGAGCAGCTCTTCCCGACCCTGGACGAGCTGGGCATCGGCTTCGTCGCGTACTCGCCGCTCGGCCGCGGCTTCCTCACCGGCGCCACCAGGCCGGCCGGCCAGTACGACCCGAGCGACATGCGCAACCACGACCCGCGCTGGCAGCCCGGCGCCTACGAGCAGAACCTGGCCGCGGTGGCCCGCCTGCGCGAACTCGCCACCGAGAAGGGCGCCACCCTCCCCCAGCTCGCCCTGGCCTGGCTGCTCGCCCGCGGCGAGCACATCGTCCCGATCCCCGGCACCCGCAGCGCCACCCGGATGTCCGAGAACGCCCGCGCCGCCTGGCTCACCCTCGACGCCGACGACCTCGCCGCGATCGACGCCGTCCTCCCCACCGGCGGCTCCGGCGCCCGCTACCAGGAGGGCAGCCTCCCCGCCTGGACCTGA
- the murQ gene encoding N-acetylmuramic acid 6-phosphate etherase: MTQQPLPDEPDEPEGWGAPGAPDGLDRLVTEARRDGGAGIDLLPTAELARLMNAEDRTVPEAVAEELPAITAAVDAIAERMRRGGRLVYAGAGTAGRLGVLDAGECPPTFDTAPGQVVGLIAGGPGAVTAAVEGAEDDRAAAVADLDALGLGAADTVVGVSASGRTPYALAAVEHARALGALTVALAGNRGSALGAAAEHRIEVVTGPELLAGSTRLKAGTAQKLVLNMISTITMIRLGKTYGDLMVDLRASNDKLRARARRIVALATGAEPAAVDAALTATGGRVKDAILLLLADVDAPRAADLLARHGGRLRDAIANSRTEEES; this comes from the coding sequence ATGACGCAGCAGCCCCTGCCCGACGAGCCCGACGAGCCGGAGGGATGGGGCGCACCGGGCGCACCCGACGGGCTGGACCGGCTGGTGACCGAGGCGCGGCGGGACGGGGGCGCCGGGATCGACCTGCTGCCGACGGCGGAACTGGCCCGGCTGATGAACGCCGAGGACCGGACGGTGCCGGAGGCGGTCGCGGAGGAACTGCCCGCGATCACGGCGGCCGTGGACGCGATCGCCGAACGGATGCGGCGCGGCGGGCGGTTGGTGTACGCCGGGGCGGGGACGGCCGGGCGGCTGGGCGTGCTGGACGCGGGGGAGTGCCCGCCGACGTTCGACACCGCGCCCGGGCAGGTGGTCGGGCTGATCGCGGGCGGCCCCGGCGCGGTCACCGCCGCCGTCGAGGGCGCCGAGGACGACCGGGCCGCCGCCGTCGCCGACCTGGACGCGCTGGGCCTGGGCGCCGCCGACACCGTGGTCGGCGTCTCCGCCTCCGGCCGCACCCCGTACGCGCTGGCCGCCGTCGAGCACGCCCGGGCGCTCGGGGCGCTCACCGTCGCGCTGGCCGGCAACCGGGGCTCCGCGCTGGGGGCCGCCGCCGAGCACCGGATCGAGGTGGTCACCGGGCCCGAACTGCTGGCCGGCTCCACCCGGTTGAAGGCCGGGACGGCGCAGAAGCTGGTGCTCAACATGATCTCGACGATCACCATGATCCGGCTCGGCAAGACCTACGGGGACCTGATGGTCGACCTCCGGGCGAGCAACGACAAGCTGCGGGCCCGGGCCCGCCGGATCGTCGCCCTCGCCACCGGGGCCGAACCCGCCGCCGTGGACGCCGCGCTGACCGCCACCGGCGGACGGGTCAAGGACGCGATCCTGCTGCTGCTCGCGGACGTGGACGCACCCCGCGCGGCCGACCTGCTGGCCCGCCACGGCGGACGGCTGCGCGACGCCATCGCCAACTCCCGTACTGAAGAAGAAAGCTGA
- a CDS encoding SpoIIE family protein phosphatase, translating into MATRVTGRAATATVDGGGVVTGWSVAAERLTGFGAGRVLGRPAVELLAGEAPVALLRAVVRHEPFTGMLRLCRSEEEPVAVELGAVPVRTARGEPAWVVSAQPLRPAAAGSAGPGPVGPALAAGSVEERARRRLALLGEAALRIGSTLEVERTAQELAEVAVGGFADFVGVDLLDSVFGGGPPSSAGLVFYRVAQRSVLPGCPESAVVAGRGDVIVPDSPMARVLAAGRPLRSDYRDPEIRSWITQEPERERRAEEFGIHSALLVPLTARGVTLGVAIFLRHRSPEPFDEDDLLLAAELTARAALSIDNARQYTQQRDTALALQRSLLPSRTPRQAAVEVAFRYLPAGGREGVGGDWFDVIPLSGARVALVVGDVVGHGVPASAAMGRLRTAVRTLADIDMPPDELLTHLDDLVLRVDLDELPEGGTAWAGSSVGATCLYAVYDPVTRTCSLARAGHPGPALVGPDGTVLFPELPAGPPLGLGGLPFEAVELEVPEGSVLALYTDGLLRASELRGDPGLGLDRLGSALTAPADSLEDLCDQVLSATLGPDAPSDDVALLLARTRSLHTQDVADWALRHDPSEVARARKLAAAKLTEWGLEEASFVTELVVSELITNAVRYGLPPIGLRLIRDGSLLICEVSDGSSTAPHLRRAHNDDEGGRGLLLVAQLCRNWGTRHTPRGKTIWAEQEF; encoded by the coding sequence ATGGCGACTCGGGTGACGGGCCGGGCGGCGACCGCGACGGTCGACGGCGGCGGGGTGGTGACCGGCTGGTCGGTGGCGGCCGAGCGGTTGACGGGGTTCGGGGCGGGCCGGGTGCTGGGGCGGCCGGCGGTCGAGCTGTTGGCGGGCGAGGCGCCGGTGGCCTTGCTGCGGGCGGTGGTTCGGCACGAGCCGTTCACCGGGATGCTGCGGCTGTGCCGGTCCGAGGAGGAGCCGGTGGCGGTCGAGTTGGGCGCGGTGCCGGTGCGGACGGCGCGCGGCGAGCCGGCCTGGGTGGTGTCCGCCCAGCCGCTGCGTCCGGCGGCGGCCGGGTCGGCCGGGCCCGGGCCGGTGGGGCCCGCGTTGGCGGCAGGCTCCGTGGAGGAGCGGGCCAGGCGGCGGCTGGCGCTGCTCGGCGAGGCCGCGCTGCGGATCGGCTCGACGCTGGAAGTGGAGCGCACCGCGCAGGAGTTGGCGGAGGTGGCGGTCGGCGGTTTCGCCGATTTCGTCGGGGTCGACCTGCTGGATTCGGTGTTCGGGGGCGGTCCGCCGTCGAGCGCGGGGCTGGTGTTCTACCGGGTCGCCCAGCGGTCGGTGCTGCCGGGCTGTCCGGAGTCCGCGGTCGTGGCGGGGCGCGGGGACGTGATCGTCCCGGATTCGCCGATGGCCCGGGTGCTCGCCGCGGGCCGCCCGCTGCGTTCGGACTACCGGGATCCGGAGATCCGGTCGTGGATCACCCAGGAGCCCGAACGGGAGCGCCGGGCCGAGGAGTTCGGCATCCACTCGGCGCTGCTGGTGCCGTTGACCGCGCGCGGGGTGACGCTGGGCGTGGCGATCTTCCTGCGGCACCGTTCGCCGGAGCCGTTCGACGAGGACGACCTGCTGCTGGCCGCCGAGTTGACGGCGCGCGCCGCGCTGTCCATCGACAACGCCCGCCAGTACACCCAGCAGCGGGACACCGCACTGGCGTTGCAGCGTTCGCTGCTGCCCAGCCGGACGCCCCGGCAGGCCGCGGTCGAGGTCGCCTTCCGGTACCTGCCCGCGGGCGGCCGGGAGGGCGTCGGCGGCGACTGGTTCGACGTGATCCCGCTGTCCGGCGCCCGGGTGGCCCTGGTGGTGGGCGACGTGGTCGGCCACGGCGTGCCCGCGTCGGCGGCGATGGGGCGGCTGCGGACGGCGGTGCGCACCCTCGCCGACATCGACATGCCGCCGGACGAACTCCTCACCCACCTGGACGACTTGGTGCTCCGGGTCGACCTGGACGAGCTCCCCGAGGGCGGCACCGCCTGGGCGGGCAGCAGCGTCGGCGCGACCTGCCTGTACGCGGTGTACGACCCGGTCACCCGGACCTGTTCGCTGGCCCGGGCCGGGCACCCCGGCCCGGCCCTGGTCGGTCCGGACGGCACCGTGCTGTTCCCCGAGCTCCCGGCCGGGCCGCCACTCGGACTCGGCGGACTCCCGTTCGAGGCCGTCGAGTTGGAGGTCCCGGAGGGGAGCGTGCTGGCCCTGTACACCGACGGGCTGCTGCGCGCCTCCGAACTGCGCGGCGACCCCGGGCTCGGCCTGGACCGGCTCGGCTCGGCGCTCACCGCGCCCGCCGACTCCCTGGAGGACCTGTGCGACCAGGTGCTGTCGGCGACCCTCGGCCCGGACGCCCCGTCCGACGACGTGGCCCTGCTGCTGGCCCGCACCCGGTCCCTGCACACCCAGGACGTCGCCGACTGGGCGTTGCGCCACGACCCGTCCGAGGTGGCCCGGGCCCGCAAGCTGGCGGCCGCGAAGCTCACCGAGTGGGGGCTCGAAGAGGCGTCCTTCGTCACCGAGTTGGTGGTCAGCGAGCTGATCACCAACGCCGTCCGCTACGGCCTGCCGCCGATCGGGCTGCGGCTGATCCGGGACGGTTCGCTGCTGATCTGCGAGGTCTCCGACGGCAGCAGCACCGCCCCGCACCTGCGCCGGGCCCACAACGACGACGAGGGCGGCCGCGGCCTGCTGCTGGTGGCCCAGCTCTGCCGCAACTGGGGCACCCGGCACACCCCGCGCGGCAAGACCATCTGGGCCGAGCAGGAGTTCTGA